One stretch of Actinacidiphila sp. DG2A-62 DNA includes these proteins:
- a CDS encoding vitamin B12-dependent ribonucleotide reductase, whose product MTETTSGPARGSRTKGSKAAKGVRIERIHTTPGVHPYDEVTWEHRDVVMTNWRDGSINFEQRGVEFPDFWSVNAVNIVTSKYFRGAVGTPQREKSLKQLIDRVVLTYRAAGEKHGYFAGPADAEIFEHELTYALLHQVFSFNSPVWFNVGTAQPQQVSACFILSVDDSMESILDWYKEEGMIFKGGSGAGLNLSRLRSSKELLSSGGNASGPVSFMRGADASAGTIKSGGATRRAAKMVVLDVDHPDVEAFIETKVKEEEKIRALRDAGFDMDLGGDDITSVQYQNANNSVRVNDEFMKAYESGSSFGLRARKNHEVIEEVDARALFRKLAEAAWACADPGIQYDDTINRWHTSPESGRITASNPCSEYMHLDNSSCNLASLNLLKFLRDDGKGNQTFEAERFAKVVELVITAMDISICFADFPTEKIGETTRAFRQLGIGYANLGALLMATGHAYDSDGGRALAGAITSLMTGTSYKRSAELAAVVGPYDGYARNADAHKRVMKQHSDANKAARRMDDLDTPVWAAATEAWQDVLRLGEKNGFRNAQASVLAPTGTIGLMMDCDTTGVEPDLALVKFKKLVGGGSMQIVNNTVPTALRRLGYQEEQIEAIVAHIAEHGNVIDAPGLKPEHYEVFDCAMGERAISAMGHVRMMAAAQPFLSGAISKTVNLPETATVEEVEEVYYEGWKLGLKALAIYRDNCKVGQPLSAKKKDGDKAGAEGSEESRAAAEAPAQVEKVVEYRPVRKRLPKGRPGITTSFTVGGAEGYMTANSYPDDGLGEVFLKMSKQGSTLAGMMDAFSIAVSVGMQYGVPLETYVSKFTNMRFEPAGLTDDPDVRMAQSIVDYIFRRLALDFLPFETRSALGIHSAEERQRHLDTGSYEAAEDEVDVEGLAQSAPREVESRKPLSVAKPAAESEADADVATAAPAPKEAHNSTELLEIQLGLNADAPLCFSCGTKMRRAGSCYLCEGCGSTSGCS is encoded by the coding sequence ATGACAGAGACGACGAGCGGTCCGGCACGCGGTTCACGGACCAAGGGCTCGAAGGCGGCCAAGGGCGTGCGGATCGAGCGCATCCACACCACCCCGGGTGTGCACCCGTACGACGAGGTGACGTGGGAGCACCGTGACGTCGTCATGACGAACTGGCGCGACGGCTCGATCAACTTCGAGCAGCGCGGCGTGGAGTTCCCCGACTTCTGGTCGGTGAACGCGGTCAACATCGTCACCAGCAAGTACTTCCGCGGCGCGGTCGGCACCCCGCAGCGCGAGAAGAGCCTGAAGCAGCTCATCGACCGCGTCGTGCTCACCTACCGCGCGGCCGGCGAGAAGCACGGCTACTTCGCCGGCCCCGCCGACGCCGAGATCTTCGAGCACGAGCTGACGTACGCCCTGCTCCACCAGGTCTTCAGCTTCAACTCGCCGGTGTGGTTCAACGTGGGCACCGCCCAGCCGCAGCAGGTCTCCGCCTGCTTCATCCTGTCCGTCGACGACTCCATGGAGTCGATCCTCGACTGGTACAAGGAAGAGGGCATGATCTTCAAGGGCGGCTCCGGCGCCGGCCTGAACCTCTCCCGCCTCCGCTCCTCCAAGGAGCTGCTCTCCTCCGGCGGCAACGCCTCCGGCCCGGTCTCCTTCATGCGCGGCGCCGACGCGTCGGCCGGCACCATCAAGTCGGGCGGCGCCACCCGCCGCGCCGCCAAGATGGTCGTCCTGGACGTCGACCACCCGGACGTCGAGGCGTTCATCGAGACCAAGGTCAAGGAGGAGGAGAAGATCCGCGCCCTGCGCGACGCGGGCTTCGACATGGACCTCGGCGGTGACGACATCACCTCCGTGCAGTACCAGAACGCCAACAACTCCGTCCGGGTCAACGACGAGTTCATGAAGGCGTACGAGTCCGGCTCCTCCTTCGGGCTGCGCGCCCGCAAGAACCACGAGGTCATCGAAGAGGTCGACGCCAGGGCGCTGTTCCGCAAGCTGGCCGAGGCGGCGTGGGCCTGCGCCGACCCGGGCATCCAGTACGACGACACGATCAACCGCTGGCACACCTCGCCCGAGTCGGGCCGGATCACCGCCTCCAACCCGTGCAGCGAGTACATGCACCTGGACAACTCCAGCTGCAACCTCGCCTCCCTGAACCTGCTGAAGTTCCTGCGCGACGACGGCAAGGGCAACCAGACCTTCGAGGCCGAGCGGTTCGCCAAGGTCGTCGAGCTGGTCATCACCGCGATGGACATCTCGATCTGCTTCGCCGACTTCCCGACCGAGAAGATCGGCGAGACCACCCGCGCCTTCCGCCAGCTCGGCATCGGCTACGCCAACCTGGGCGCGCTGCTCATGGCCACCGGCCACGCCTACGACTCCGACGGCGGCCGCGCCCTGGCGGGCGCCATCACCTCGCTGATGACCGGCACGTCGTACAAGCGCTCTGCCGAACTGGCCGCCGTCGTCGGCCCGTACGACGGCTACGCCCGTAACGCCGACGCCCACAAGCGCGTCATGAAGCAGCACTCGGACGCCAACAAGGCGGCCCGGCGGATGGACGACCTGGACACCCCGGTCTGGGCGGCGGCCACCGAGGCCTGGCAGGACGTGCTCCGGCTCGGCGAGAAGAACGGTTTCCGCAACGCCCAGGCGTCCGTGCTCGCGCCCACCGGCACCATCGGCCTGATGATGGACTGCGACACCACCGGCGTCGAACCCGACCTGGCCCTGGTCAAGTTCAAGAAGCTGGTCGGCGGCGGCTCGATGCAGATCGTCAACAACACGGTGCCCACGGCGCTGCGCCGGCTCGGCTACCAGGAGGAGCAGATCGAGGCGATCGTCGCCCACATCGCCGAGCACGGCAATGTGATCGACGCGCCCGGCCTGAAGCCCGAGCACTACGAGGTGTTCGACTGCGCCATGGGCGAGCGGGCGATCTCCGCGATGGGCCACGTCCGGATGATGGCGGCGGCCCAGCCGTTCCTGTCCGGCGCCATCTCCAAGACGGTCAACCTGCCCGAGACCGCGACCGTCGAGGAGGTGGAGGAGGTCTACTACGAGGGCTGGAAGCTCGGCCTGAAGGCCCTCGCCATCTACCGCGACAACTGCAAGGTCGGGCAGCCGCTGTCGGCCAAGAAGAAGGACGGCGACAAGGCCGGCGCCGAGGGGAGCGAGGAGTCCCGCGCCGCCGCCGAGGCGCCCGCGCAGGTCGAGAAGGTCGTCGAGTACCGCCCGGTCCGCAAGCGCCTGCCCAAGGGCCGCCCCGGCATCACCACGTCCTTCACCGTCGGCGGCGCCGAGGGCTACATGACGGCCAACTCCTACCCGGACGACGGCCTGGGCGAGGTCTTCCTGAAGATGTCCAAGCAGGGCTCGACCCTGGCCGGCATGATGGACGCCTTCTCCATCGCCGTCTCGGTCGGCATGCAGTACGGCGTCCCGCTGGAGACGTACGTCTCGAAGTTCACCAACATGCGCTTCGAGCCGGCCGGCCTCACCGACGACCCGGACGTGCGGATGGCGCAGTCGATCGTCGACTACATCTTCCGCCGTCTGGCGCTGGACTTCCTGCCCTTCGAGACCCGCTCGGCCCTCGGCATCCACTCCGCCGAGGAGCGCCAGCGGCACCTGGACACCGGCTCCTACGAGGCCGCCGAGGACGAGGTGGACGTCGAGGGCCTGGCCCAGTCGGCGCCGCGCGAGGTCGAGTCCCGCAAGCCGCTGTCGGTGGCCAAGCCCGCCGCCGAGTCGGAGGCCGACGCCGATGTCGCGACGGCCGCGCCCGCGCCCAAGGAGGCCCACAACTCCACGGAGCTGCTGGAGATCCAGCTCGGGCTGAACGCCGACGCCCCGCTCTGCTTCTCCTGCGGCACCAAGATGCGCCGCGCCGGAAGCTGCTACCTGTGCGAGGGCTGCGGCTCCACCAGCGGCTGCAGCTGA
- a CDS encoding MBL fold metallo-hydrolase, with amino-acid sequence MDIRYVGGPTAVIGIGGLRLLTDPTFDEPGEYPIGSRALTKTAGPAVPADGIGPVDAVLLSHDQHPDNLDRSGRALLSDVPLVLSTAAARDRLHGAVRALPTWQHVDLPRPGGGTLRVTGVPALHGPPGSERIVGEVTGFVLAGQDLPTVYVSGDNASLDHVRAVAERLGPVDVALLFAGAARTALVPDAPLTLTSEQAAAVLGAPQVVPLHFEHWAHFTQDGDSLEAAFAAAGLADRLHRLRPGDAVTL; translated from the coding sequence ATGGACATCCGGTACGTGGGCGGTCCGACCGCCGTCATCGGCATCGGCGGGCTGCGGCTGCTCACCGACCCGACGTTCGACGAGCCGGGGGAGTATCCCATCGGCTCGCGGGCCCTCACCAAGACCGCGGGCCCGGCCGTGCCCGCGGACGGGATCGGCCCGGTCGACGCGGTGCTGCTCTCCCACGACCAGCACCCGGACAACCTCGACCGCTCCGGGCGCGCCCTGCTGTCGGACGTGCCGCTGGTGCTGTCCACCGCCGCGGCCCGCGACCGGCTGCACGGCGCGGTGCGGGCGCTGCCGACCTGGCAGCACGTCGACCTGCCCCGACCGGGCGGCGGAACGCTGCGGGTGACCGGCGTGCCCGCGCTGCACGGCCCGCCCGGCAGCGAGCGCATCGTCGGCGAGGTCACCGGATTCGTCCTCGCCGGGCAGGACCTGCCGACCGTCTACGTCAGCGGGGACAACGCCTCGCTCGACCATGTGCGGGCCGTCGCCGAGCGGCTCGGACCCGTCGACGTCGCGCTGCTCTTCGCGGGCGCGGCCAGGACGGCGCTGGTGCCGGACGCCCCGCTCACCCTGACCAGCGAGCAGGCCGCCGCGGTGCTCGGCGCGCCGCAGGTCGTGCCGCTGCACTTCGAGCACTGGGCGCACTTCACCCAGGACGGTGACAGCCTGGAGGCGGCCTTCGCCGCGGCGGGCCTGGCCGACCGGCTGCACCGCCTGCGGCCGGGAGACGCCGTCACGCTCTGA
- a CDS encoding YdbC family protein, with translation MLVKWIRCGVVDRPGFDRAQRRWAALREQPGFCGQGGGWSRSQPGVAHLFGFWDGRRSYDAFMAGPHDGIAAGQEGTFEMLGARLFEHRLDVKVGFQPLFADADLLRVALCKVRPGHADHFTLMQQRVWNPAMAGSPGMLRGFFGQDSGDDFLVLSLWDTATEHGKYRETAVSRLSERAELDADVLSVAGDVVDVVGAWTV, from the coding sequence GTGTTGGTGAAGTGGATACGCTGCGGCGTCGTCGACCGGCCGGGTTTCGACCGTGCGCAGCGCCGGTGGGCCGCCCTGCGGGAGCAGCCAGGGTTCTGCGGTCAGGGCGGCGGCTGGAGCAGGTCGCAGCCGGGGGTGGCGCACCTCTTCGGGTTCTGGGACGGGCGGCGCTCGTACGACGCGTTCATGGCCGGACCGCACGACGGCATCGCGGCCGGCCAGGAGGGCACCTTCGAGATGCTCGGCGCCCGGCTCTTCGAACACCGTCTGGACGTGAAGGTCGGCTTCCAGCCGCTCTTCGCCGACGCCGATCTGCTGCGGGTCGCGCTGTGCAAGGTGCGGCCGGGACACGCCGACCACTTCACCCTGATGCAGCAGCGGGTGTGGAACCCCGCGATGGCGGGCTCCCCGGGGATGCTGCGCGGCTTCTTCGGGCAGGACAGCGGCGACGACTTCCTGGTGCTGTCCCTGTGGGACACGGCCACCGAGCACGGCAAGTACCGCGAGACGGCGGTCTCCCGGCTGTCCGAGCGCGCCGAACTGGACGCGGACGTGCTCTCGGTCGCCGGCGACGTCGTCGACGTGGTCGGGGCCTGGACGGTCTGA
- a CDS encoding phosphoglycerate mutase family protein, which translates to MGRPRRIVLIRHGESQGNEDDTIYQRVPDHALELTANGLSQAKHAGAVLREVFGEERVQAFVSPYRRTWRTYRALGLDPRLVQAREEPRLREQDWGNWQDVDDIHRQRKARDAYGHFFYRFAMGESGADVYDRVGSFLETLYRAFDKPDFPPNVLLVTHGLTMRLFCMRWFHWTVEEFETLSNPANAETRMLLLTDSGRYVLDRPFERWGTPGPPGGGLG; encoded by the coding sequence ATGGGACGACCCCGCCGTATCGTGCTCATCCGCCACGGCGAGTCCCAGGGCAACGAGGACGACACCATCTACCAGCGGGTGCCGGACCACGCACTGGAACTCACCGCCAACGGACTCTCCCAGGCCAAGCACGCCGGGGCGGTGCTGCGCGAGGTCTTCGGCGAGGAGCGGGTGCAGGCGTTCGTCTCCCCCTACCGGCGCACCTGGCGGACCTACCGGGCGCTCGGCCTCGACCCGCGGCTGGTCCAGGCCCGCGAGGAGCCGCGGCTGCGCGAGCAGGACTGGGGCAACTGGCAGGACGTGGACGACATCCACCGCCAGCGCAAGGCCCGCGACGCCTACGGGCATTTCTTCTACCGCTTCGCGATGGGGGAGAGCGGTGCCGACGTCTACGACCGCGTCGGGTCCTTCCTGGAGACGCTTTACCGGGCCTTCGACAAGCCGGACTTCCCGCCGAACGTGCTGCTGGTGACGCACGGCCTGACCATGCGGCTGTTCTGCATGCGCTGGTTCCACTGGACGGTCGAGGAGTTCGAGACGCTGTCGAACCCGGCCAACGCGGAGACGCGGATGCTGCTGCTCACCGACTCCGGGCGGTACGTCCTGGACCGCCCCTTCGAACGCTGGGGCACCCCCGGCCCGCCCGGCGGCGGCCTCGGCTGA
- a CDS encoding ADP-ribosylglycohydrolase family protein — protein MTADTPTSGRSGAADTSGVTDTSGVTETSGISEKSSSSGTSAAPEASEAAERLGRALSSLCGLAVGDALGSQFFVPANHAALLDGDLPPGPWQWTDDTEMACSVVAVLARYGRVDQDALARSFAEHHDFDRGYGPAVNRMLRQIRQEGADWRELAAALFDGQGSWGNGAAMRVAPLGAWYADDPAQATHQAEISAYTTHQHREAVAGAMAVAAAAALVADPHGPHAPDALLAAVLDLVPRSAVHAGVRRAADMLDYDDVATVAAVLGCGRRTSAHDTVPFALWSAACHLDDYERAFWTTARAGGDVDTTCAIVGGIVAARPGGSPPATWTDRTESLPGWALPS, from the coding sequence ATGACCGCTGACACCCCGACCTCCGGACGTTCCGGAGCCGCCGATACCTCCGGAGTCACCGACACCTCCGGAGTCACCGAAACCTCCGGAATCTCCGAGAAATCCAGCTCTTCCGGAACCTCCGCGGCTCCCGAAGCATCGGAGGCCGCCGAGCGTCTCGGCCGCGCCCTGTCCAGCCTGTGCGGGCTGGCCGTCGGCGACGCCCTGGGATCGCAGTTCTTCGTCCCCGCCAACCACGCCGCGCTGCTCGACGGCGACCTGCCGCCCGGGCCGTGGCAGTGGACCGACGACACGGAGATGGCCTGCTCGGTCGTCGCCGTCCTCGCCCGGTACGGCCGCGTCGACCAGGACGCCCTGGCCCGGTCGTTCGCCGAGCACCACGACTTCGACCGCGGCTACGGCCCGGCCGTCAACCGGATGCTCCGGCAGATCCGGCAGGAGGGCGCCGACTGGCGGGAACTGGCCGCCGCGCTCTTCGACGGCCAGGGCTCCTGGGGGAACGGCGCCGCGATGCGGGTCGCCCCGCTCGGTGCGTGGTACGCGGACGATCCGGCCCAGGCCACCCACCAGGCGGAGATCTCGGCCTACACCACGCACCAGCACCGCGAGGCGGTGGCCGGCGCGATGGCCGTCGCCGCAGCGGCGGCGCTCGTCGCCGATCCGCACGGCCCGCACGCCCCGGACGCACTGCTGGCGGCCGTGCTGGACCTGGTGCCGCGCAGTGCCGTGCACGCCGGGGTGCGCCGGGCCGCGGACATGCTCGACTACGACGACGTCGCGACGGTGGCCGCGGTGCTCGGATGCGGCCGCCGCACCAGCGCCCACGACACCGTCCCGTTCGCGCTGTGGTCCGCGGCCTGTCATCTCGACGACTACGAGCGGGCGTTCTGGACCACCGCGCGCGCCGGCGGCGACGTCGACACCACGTGCGCCATCGTCGGCGGGATCGTCGCGGCGCGGCCGGGCGGCAGCCCGCCGGCGACCTGGACGGATCGGACCGAAAGCCTCCCCGGATGGGCCCTGCCGTCCTGA
- a CDS encoding ribonuclease HII translates to MPYEPPTHSVERSMRATLGVRTVAGVDEVGRGAWAGPVTVCAAITGLRRPPEGLTDSKLITPKRRTRLAAVLTDWVTSYALGHASNEEIDELGMTAALRLAAVRALDGLPERPDAVILDGKHNYLGGSWTVRTVIKGDQSCVAVAAASVIAKVHRDGAMAELGREHAPFAFAENAGYPSPVHRAALEEFGPTGHHRLSWSYLDALPRWQHLKKVREGVDTGEQLGFDF, encoded by the coding sequence ATGCCGTACGAACCACCCACCCACAGCGTCGAGCGCTCGATGCGCGCCACCTTGGGCGTCCGCACCGTCGCCGGCGTGGACGAGGTGGGCCGGGGAGCCTGGGCCGGGCCGGTCACCGTGTGCGCCGCGATCACCGGTCTGCGCCGTCCGCCGGAGGGCCTGACCGACTCCAAGCTCATCACGCCCAAGCGCCGCACCCGGCTGGCCGCCGTCCTCACCGACTGGGTCACCTCGTACGCGCTCGGGCACGCCTCCAACGAGGAGATCGACGAACTGGGCATGACGGCCGCGCTCCGGCTGGCCGCGGTACGCGCCCTGGACGGCCTTCCCGAACGCCCCGACGCGGTGATCCTCGACGGCAAGCACAACTACCTCGGCGGCTCCTGGACCGTCCGCACGGTCATCAAGGGCGACCAGTCCTGCGTGGCGGTCGCCGCCGCGTCGGTCATCGCCAAGGTGCACCGGGACGGCGCGATGGCCGAACTCGGGCGGGAACACGCGCCGTTCGCCTTCGCGGAGAACGCCGGCTACCCCTCGCCCGTGCACCGGGCCGCGCTGGAGGAGTTCGGCCCCACCGGCCACCACCGCCTGTCGTGGTCGTACCTGGACGCCCTTCCGCGCTGGCAGCACCTGAAGAAGGTGCGCGAGGGCGTGGACACCGGGGAACAACTCGGTTTCGATTTCTGA
- a CDS encoding RecQ family ATP-dependent DNA helicase, with product MTESTTALRDAADTVLARLVGAEPGTARLREDQWRAVEALVAHGRRTLVVQRTGWGKSAVYFVATALLRERGSGPTVIVSPLLALMRNQVEAAARAGIRARTINSSNTEEWDGVQAEVAAGEVDVLLVSPERLNNPDFRDQVLPKLAASTGLLVVDEAHCISDWGHDFRPDYRRLRTMLADLPPGVPVLATTATANARVTADVAEQLGTGGRKAEESEGGGALVLRGPLERESLSLGVLHLPDAAHRLAWLADHLDDLPGSGIIYTLTVAAADEITAFLRQRGHTVASYSGRTENADREAAEADLLANRVKALVATSALGMGFDKPDLGFVVHVGSPSSPIAYYQQVGRAGRGVDHAEVLLLPGREDAAIWRYFASLAFPPEEQVVRTLDVLAAADRPLSVPALEARVDLRRSRLEIMLKVLDVDGAVRRVRGGWTATGQPWVYDAERYAWVARQREAEQEAMREYARTTACRMEFLRRQLDDEQAAPCGRCDNCAGARHPVEVSAATLDAARAALGRPGVEVEPRKMWPTGLEAAGVALKGRIPAAEQAEAGRALGRLSDIGWGNRLRPLFAQGAADEPVPADAADAVVKVLADWARSDGGWASGGSDAPGRPVGVVTIDSHRHGRLIESLGARIAEIGRIPLLGRVGYAPDGDPGGVPRSNSAQRVRALHSAFTLPPDLVTALRETPGPVLLVDDLADTGWTLAVVARMLRRAGVPAVFPLVLAVQG from the coding sequence ATGACCGAATCGACCACCGCGCTGCGTGACGCAGCCGACACCGTACTGGCCCGACTGGTCGGCGCCGAGCCCGGAACCGCGCGGCTGCGCGAGGACCAGTGGCGCGCCGTCGAGGCGCTGGTCGCGCACGGCCGCAGAACGCTGGTGGTGCAGCGGACCGGGTGGGGGAAGTCGGCCGTGTACTTCGTCGCGACGGCGCTGCTGCGCGAGCGGGGTTCGGGACCCACGGTGATCGTCTCCCCGCTGCTGGCCCTGATGCGCAATCAGGTCGAGGCCGCCGCACGCGCGGGCATCCGCGCGCGCACGATCAATTCGTCCAACACCGAGGAATGGGACGGCGTCCAGGCCGAGGTCGCGGCCGGCGAGGTCGACGTGCTGCTAGTCAGTCCCGAACGGCTGAACAACCCGGACTTCCGCGACCAGGTCCTTCCCAAGCTGGCCGCCAGCACCGGACTGCTCGTCGTCGACGAGGCGCACTGCATCTCCGACTGGGGCCACGACTTCCGGCCCGACTACCGCAGGTTGCGCACGATGCTCGCCGACCTGCCGCCGGGAGTGCCCGTCCTGGCCACCACCGCGACCGCCAACGCCCGCGTGACGGCGGACGTGGCCGAGCAGTTGGGCACCGGCGGCCGGAAAGCCGAGGAGTCGGAGGGCGGCGGAGCGCTCGTGCTGCGCGGCCCGCTGGAGCGAGAGTCCCTCTCGCTCGGGGTGCTGCACCTGCCGGACGCCGCACACCGGCTGGCATGGCTGGCCGACCATCTGGACGACCTCCCGGGGTCGGGCATCATCTACACGCTGACCGTGGCCGCCGCCGATGAGATCACCGCGTTCCTGCGCCAGCGCGGGCACACCGTGGCGTCCTACTCGGGCCGCACCGAGAACGCGGACCGGGAGGCGGCGGAGGCCGACCTCCTCGCCAACCGGGTCAAGGCCCTCGTGGCCACCTCCGCGCTCGGTATGGGCTTCGACAAGCCGGACCTCGGGTTCGTGGTGCACGTCGGCTCCCCGTCCTCCCCCATCGCCTACTACCAGCAGGTGGGCCGGGCCGGCCGCGGCGTCGACCACGCCGAGGTGCTGCTGCTGCCGGGGCGCGAGGACGCCGCGATCTGGCGATATTTCGCCTCCCTCGCCTTCCCGCCAGAGGAGCAGGTCGTGCGCACCCTGGACGTCCTGGCCGCAGCCGACCGGCCGCTGTCGGTCCCGGCCCTGGAAGCGCGGGTGGACCTGCGCAGGTCCCGGCTGGAGATCATGCTGAAGGTGCTGGACGTCGACGGCGCGGTGCGCAGGGTGCGCGGCGGCTGGACGGCCACCGGGCAGCCGTGGGTCTACGACGCCGAGCGGTACGCGTGGGTGGCCCGGCAGCGGGAGGCCGAGCAGGAGGCGATGAGGGAGTACGCGCGGACCACGGCCTGCCGGATGGAGTTTTTGCGGCGGCAGTTGGACGACGAGCAGGCAGCGCCGTGCGGCCGGTGCGACAACTGCGCCGGCGCACGCCACCCGGTGGAGGTCTCGGCCGCGACGCTCGACGCCGCCCGCGCGGCGCTGGGCAGGCCGGGGGTCGAGGTCGAGCCGCGGAAGATGTGGCCGACCGGCCTGGAGGCGGCCGGCGTGGCGCTCAAGGGCCGCATCCCCGCGGCCGAGCAGGCGGAGGCCGGGCGCGCGCTGGGACGGCTGTCGGACATCGGGTGGGGGAACAGGCTGCGTCCACTGTTCGCCCAGGGCGCGGCCGACGAACCGGTGCCGGCCGACGCCGCCGACGCGGTGGTCAAGGTGCTCGCCGACTGGGCCAGGAGCGACGGCGGTTGGGCCAGCGGCGGGTCCGACGCGCCGGGGCGCCCGGTCGGCGTGGTCACCATCGATTCGCACCGCCACGGTCGGCTGATCGAGTCGCTCGGCGCCCGTATCGCCGAGATCGGCCGGATACCGCTGCTCGGCCGGGTCGGGTACGCGCCCGACGGCGACCCCGGCGGCGTGCCCCGCAGCAACAGCGCACAGCGGGTGCGCGCCCTGCACAGCGCGTTCACGCTGCCGCCGGACCTGGTCACGGCTCTGCGGGAGACGCCCGGTCCCGTGCTGCTCGTGGACGATCTGGCGGACACCGGCTGGACGCTCGCGGTGGTGGCCCGGATGCTGCGGCGGGCCGGGGTTCCCGCGGTGTTCCCGCTGGTCCTGGCAGTTCAGGGATAG
- a CDS encoding DUF4192 domain-containing protein: MTQSNENQHGQSPNPDEIKVTLRSTEELADALPFLLGFHPTDSVVVAGLHGERGRFGGRVRLALPDDPAQWADTAAQLADCLIENSTRRGQRPDAVVAFLCQDPREGERPGDVRHRLEPLAQSLRLAFGRLEVPVVEALCIAAGRWWSYCAPHPDGGPPEGSVLPPPGSTAMAATAAYAGLPAPVSLRDLESRLRPAAERHRGHEIALDMASAELVPRMLADASAGEAVKERTLVLARTALERFRASPAISDPARCDRRDDRLLTDDEAASLILGLQDKEARDRAAEWMEPEQADAALRLWRALARRCAGPYQEHAAAPLALVGWVAWASGDEAEARAALGLALDLDGQYTFARLLHQAVNAGLDPELLRRSLRRDRRRRVIAATTTRRGPAGAAGRGPGRHSLGGRRARTRR; this comes from the coding sequence ATGACACAGAGCAACGAGAATCAGCACGGACAGTCACCGAATCCCGACGAGATCAAAGTCACCCTGCGTAGTACGGAGGAGCTGGCGGACGCGTTGCCGTTCCTGCTCGGCTTCCACCCGACCGACAGCGTGGTGGTCGCCGGCCTGCACGGCGAACGCGGCCGTTTCGGCGGCCGGGTGCGCCTCGCCCTGCCCGACGACCCGGCGCAGTGGGCCGACACGGCCGCTCAGCTCGCCGACTGCCTGATCGAGAACAGCACGCGGCGCGGACAACGGCCGGACGCCGTGGTCGCGTTCCTCTGCCAGGACCCGCGCGAGGGCGAGCGGCCCGGCGACGTGCGGCACCGGCTCGAACCGCTCGCACAGAGTCTGCGGCTGGCCTTCGGACGGCTGGAGGTCCCGGTCGTGGAGGCGCTGTGCATCGCCGCCGGCCGATGGTGGTCCTACTGCGCGCCGCACCCGGACGGCGGACCTCCCGAGGGCAGCGTGCTGCCACCACCCGGCAGCACCGCCATGGCCGCCACCGCCGCCTACGCCGGGCTGCCCGCGCCCGTCTCCCTGCGGGATCTGGAGAGCAGGCTCAGGCCCGCCGCCGAACGGCACCGCGGCCACGAGATCGCGCTGGACATGGCCTCGGCCGAACTCGTGCCGCGCATGCTCGCGGACGCCTCCGCGGGTGAGGCGGTCAAGGAACGGACGCTCGTGCTGGCGCGCACGGCGCTCGAACGGTTCCGCGCGTCACCCGCGATCAGCGACCCGGCGCGCTGCGACCGGCGCGACGACCGGCTGCTCACCGACGACGAAGCGGCCTCGCTCATCCTCGGCCTGCAGGACAAGGAGGCCCGCGACCGTGCCGCCGAGTGGATGGAACCCGAACAGGCCGACGCCGCGCTGCGGTTGTGGCGGGCCCTGGCCCGGCGCTGCGCCGGTCCGTATCAGGAGCACGCCGCCGCGCCGCTCGCGCTGGTCGGCTGGGTGGCGTGGGCGTCCGGCGACGAGGCCGAGGCGCGTGCGGCACTGGGCCTCGCGCTCGACCTCGACGGCCAGTACACCTTCGCCAGGCTGCTCCACCAGGCGGTCAACGCGGGTCTCGACCCGGAACTGCTCCGCCGCTCGCTGCGCCGGGACCGCCGCAGGCGGGTGATCGCCGCGACTACGACTCGCCGCGGGCCAGCCGGAGCAGCCGGTCGAGGACCCGGCCGTCACTCACTCGGAGGCCGTCGTGCTCGTACTCGTCGGTGA